A portion of the Leptidea sinapis chromosome 27, ilLepSina1.1, whole genome shotgun sequence genome contains these proteins:
- the LOC126972750 gene encoding rho guanine nucleotide exchange factor 6 isoform X4 yields MSNDNYLVKAIYSFKGKNNDELCFKKGDIITVTQKEEGGWWEGTLGETTGWFPSNYVTEHKDPAGSLTTSPIRAASEIQAFRNVVLKDIIDSEKAHVAEMQGLVSNFLQPLENSDMLTRDEFKQLTGNINEVLGVHEHFLSLLEECAIKSGADQRVGGLFLQWAAKIKSVHQTYCASHPKAVCILDKYKEDLNTWMENAGAVCPGVLVLTAGLSKPFRRLGKYPAMLQELARHVHEAHPDRGDTHRASVVYKDIASGCAALRRQKELELQVVTGEVRGWPGGELATLGDVLHMGSVAVGPSHQDRYLVLFPSALLLLSVSKRVSAFVYEGCLPLTGITVCKLDDTDKRKNAFEISGPMIDTIVAVCQTRAEADNWVSLLQKHSNNSSPAHEPSQPQSLPHMATTDSSNDLSSGLTNHKRSHSFNNHHSYSQHTQHSHKSQQHPAARWLLNSCDSLDHSPGHTDKTPIGKKFSSIDFIDSASSSYSNKGWNVTCLRPAPPLRPHSFCVGSDENIGPTHPYAPHQRKSNSYEEDALILKVIEAYCTSARCRNAVSSVPNIPLELFESARRRQAKSRNRIISWLLE; encoded by the exons ATGTCTAATGATAACTACTTAGTGAAGGCAATATATTCATTTAAGggtaaaaataatgatgagcTTTGTTTCAAAAAAGGTGACATTATCACTGTTACTCAAAAAGAGGAAGGTGGTTGGTGGGAGGGTACTTTGGGTGAAACCACAGGATGGTTTCCCAGTAACTATGTAACTGAACACAAGG ATCCAGCTGGTTCACTGACGACATCCCCCATAAGAGCTGCCTCCGAGATCCAGGCATTTAGAAATGTGGTGCTTAAAGATATTATTGATTCTGAAAAGGCTCATGTGGCTGAAATGCAGGGACTCGTTAGTAACTTCTTGCAACCTCTAGAAAACAGTgacat GCTAACAAGGGATGAATTCAAACAATTAACTGGTAACATAAATGAAGTATTAGGAGTTCATGAACATTTCCTGTCTCTGCTGGAAGAATGTGCCATTAAAAGTGGGGCTGATCAAAGGGTAGGAGGTTTATTTCTGCAATGGGCAGCAAAGATTAAGTCTGTTCATCAAACATATTGTGCAAGTCATCCAAAGGCTGTGTGTATCCTTGACAAATACAA AGAAGACTTGAACACATGGATGGAAAATGCTGGTGCTGTATGCCCTGGAGTCTTAGTTCTGACTGCTGGTCTCTCAAAGCCGTTTCGTCGTTTGGGAAAGTATCCTGCTATGTTGCAAGAGTTGGCAAGACACGTACATGAAGCACATCCCGACAGAGGTGACACCCATCGTGCCTCTGTTGTATATAAGGACATTGCA AGTGGATGTGCCGCTCTAAGGAGGCAAAAGGAGTTAGAACTTCAAGTAGTAACTGGTGAAGTTCGGGGTTGGCCAGGTGGTGAATTAGCAACCCTAGGAGATGTTTTACACATGGGGAGTGTTGCAGTGGGGCCGTCACATCAAGACCGATATCTCGTTCTGTTTCCCTCTGCGTTACTTTTGCTGTCAGTTAGCAAAAGGGTATCTGCTTTTGTATATGAg GGCTGTCTTCCATTAACTGGTATTACAGTGTGTAAGCTTGATGATACTGATAAAAGGAAAAATGCATTTGAAATTAGTGGACCAATGATAGATACGATCGTGGCTGTATGTCAAACTAGAGCTGAAGCTGATAATTGGGTCAGCCTATTGCAGAAGCATTCAAACAATAGCAGTCCTGCACATGAGCCATCCCAACCCCAATCTTTACCTCAT ATGGCCACGACCGACAGTAGTAACGATCTATCGTCCGGTCTCACCAACCACAAAAGATCACATTCATTTAACAATCACCACAGCTACTCGCAGCACACGCAACACTCACACAAGAGCCAACAGCATCCGGCGGCTCGCTGGCTGCTCAACTCGTGTGATTCGCTCGACCACTCCCCAGGTCATACTGACAAAACTCCGATTGGAAAGAAGTTCTCTTCGATCGACTTTATCGACTCCGCGTCTTCTAGTTATAGCAACAAAG GGTGGAACGTGACTTGCTTGCGGCCCGCCCCCCCTTTGCGGCCGCACTCGTTCTGTGTGGGTTCGGACGAGAACATCGGCCCCACTCACCCGTACGCCCCCCACCAGAGGAAGTCCAACTCATACGAGGAGGACGCCCTCATCCTCAAAGTTATCGAAGCCTATTGCACTTCGGCCCGCTGCAGAAACGCCGTCAGTTCCG TACCCAATATACCTCTGGAGTTATTCGAGTCGGCAAGGAGGAGACAAGCCAAATCAAGGAATCGTATAATCAGTTGGTTATTAGAATGA
- the LOC126972750 gene encoding uncharacterized protein LOC126972750 isoform X1 — protein sequence MSNDNYLVKAIYSFKGKNNDELCFKKGDIITVTQKEEGGWWEGTLGETTGWFPSNYVTEHKDPAGSLTTSPIRAASEIQAFRNVVLKDIIDSEKAHVAEMQGLVSNFLQPLENSDMLTRDEFKQLTGNINEVLGVHEHFLSLLEECAIKSGADQRVGGLFLQWAAKIKSVHQTYCASHPKAVCILDKYKEDLNTWMENAGAVCPGVLVLTAGLSKPFRRLGKYPAMLQELARHVHEAHPDRGDTHRASVVYKDIASGCAALRRQKELELQVVTGEVRGWPGGELATLGDVLHMGSVAVGPSHQDRYLVLFPSALLLLSVSKRVSAFVYEGCLPLTGITVCKLDDTDKRKNAFEISGPMIDTIVAVCQTRAEADNWVSLLQKHSNNSSPAHEPSQPQSLPHLARSPSEGALSSINSSRRSLYHVTLPPPTYPAASPYYSLTKYFARLVRKKVITRQMLRKLLHERTWVKALELSGLPVKRRHRNHIKLKIGNDGTVDVDSDCSDSEESERESDTTDGCDTHSACDTEPNSSSRVLRQNAIDSFGAQTISSSCSSWENSFGYVRYFDTSNDLHLDLSQQNVNADCTKKLFDDISPFYNSLQKSSRNNNLNVQHSGSSENFGFEGRNFMACEDLVNIDQNTQIGNSGNEDNDFQLTRRSFPNCKHLKTDGKPKQWKSTDESYCRIEIDNEDAVMSDLLKVLDPPSPKYDKDYPDEPIILDPPPMFRNVEDDLKVINVSLNDDIPFRKHSLNSDKKLRRSISKSMVEADKKIINAHIERMSSQSDNQRDRKKCECCNRSLCPSPRSSDSGVAGSCNLASPELNVSEYVTAGNNVNDADSHDNIDMTGSLHNLINHALINRKQTLSDIVAATFEEQCRCTSPFGSTARTSCVTSVTSEVSLDVKDLSNTDVRPTFVASPPVSSPKIKRTSVRYNIERYVPELKLKPEVPPRIYRKPSTHLELPKNVRHPVPCQWSTLNITERSKPSLHYHMRIYRENPENTGNRLSRKDLSRNCDTQLNKQNNNAFKSQNSRSRSEDLLKGKNKSEADTGFMVYRSDLYAHWWMKAKLPITVVTDSDGHDRQ from the exons ATGTCTAATGATAACTACTTAGTGAAGGCAATATATTCATTTAAGggtaaaaataatgatgagcTTTGTTTCAAAAAAGGTGACATTATCACTGTTACTCAAAAAGAGGAAGGTGGTTGGTGGGAGGGTACTTTGGGTGAAACCACAGGATGGTTTCCCAGTAACTATGTAACTGAACACAAGG ATCCAGCTGGTTCACTGACGACATCCCCCATAAGAGCTGCCTCCGAGATCCAGGCATTTAGAAATGTGGTGCTTAAAGATATTATTGATTCTGAAAAGGCTCATGTGGCTGAAATGCAGGGACTCGTTAGTAACTTCTTGCAACCTCTAGAAAACAGTgacat GCTAACAAGGGATGAATTCAAACAATTAACTGGTAACATAAATGAAGTATTAGGAGTTCATGAACATTTCCTGTCTCTGCTGGAAGAATGTGCCATTAAAAGTGGGGCTGATCAAAGGGTAGGAGGTTTATTTCTGCAATGGGCAGCAAAGATTAAGTCTGTTCATCAAACATATTGTGCAAGTCATCCAAAGGCTGTGTGTATCCTTGACAAATACAA AGAAGACTTGAACACATGGATGGAAAATGCTGGTGCTGTATGCCCTGGAGTCTTAGTTCTGACTGCTGGTCTCTCAAAGCCGTTTCGTCGTTTGGGAAAGTATCCTGCTATGTTGCAAGAGTTGGCAAGACACGTACATGAAGCACATCCCGACAGAGGTGACACCCATCGTGCCTCTGTTGTATATAAGGACATTGCA AGTGGATGTGCCGCTCTAAGGAGGCAAAAGGAGTTAGAACTTCAAGTAGTAACTGGTGAAGTTCGGGGTTGGCCAGGTGGTGAATTAGCAACCCTAGGAGATGTTTTACACATGGGGAGTGTTGCAGTGGGGCCGTCACATCAAGACCGATATCTCGTTCTGTTTCCCTCTGCGTTACTTTTGCTGTCAGTTAGCAAAAGGGTATCTGCTTTTGTATATGAg GGCTGTCTTCCATTAACTGGTATTACAGTGTGTAAGCTTGATGATACTGATAAAAGGAAAAATGCATTTGAAATTAGTGGACCAATGATAGATACGATCGTGGCTGTATGTCAAACTAGAGCTGAAGCTGATAATTGGGTCAGCCTATTGCAGAAGCATTCAAACAATAGCAGTCCTGCACATGAGCCATCCCAACCCCAATCTTTACCTCAT CTCGCCCGGTCTCCTTCAGAAGGAGCCTTATCGAGCATCAATTCTAGCCGTCGAAGTTTATATCACGTAACATTGCCGCCCCCTACCTACCCGGCTGCATCACCATATTATTCGCTCACGAAATATTTTGCGAGATTAGTAAGAAAGAAAGTAATAACAAGACAAATGTTGCGTAAACTTTTACACGAACGGACTTGGGTTAAAGCTCTTGAATTGTCCGGGCTGCCTGTAAAGAGGAGGCACAGGAATCATATAAAGCTAAAAATTGGAAATGATGGGACAGTGGATGTTGATAGCGATTGTTCTGATTCAGAGGAAAGTGAGCGCGAATCTGATACGACCGATGGCTGCGATACACATTCTGCATGTGACACTGAACCAAACAGTTCTTCGAGAGTGTTGCGACAAAATGCAATCGATAGTTTTGGCGCACAGACTATATCATCATCTTGTAGCAGTTGGGAAAATAGTTTCGGCTACGTGAGATACTTTGACACGTCCAATGATTTGCACTTAGATTTATCCCAACAAAATGTAAATGCAGACTGCACCAAAAAATTATTCGATGATATCAGTCCCTTTTATAATAGTTTACAAAAATCGAgtcgaaataataatttaaatgttcaaCATTCCGGGAGTAGTGAAAACTTTGGTTTTGAAGGAAGAAATTTTATGGCTTGCGAGGATTTAGTTAATATTGACCAAAACACACAAATAGGCAATTCGGGCAATGAAGATAATGACTTTCAATTGACGAGGCGTAGTTTTCCAAACTGTAAACACTTGAAAACTGATGGCAAACCCAAACAATGGAAATCTACCGACGAAAGTTATTGTAGAATAGAAATAGATAACGAAGATGCTGTCATGTCAGATTTATTGAAAGTGCTCGATCCACCCTCACCAAAGTATGACAAAGACTATCCGGATGAACCCATTATACTTGATCCCCCGCCAATGTTTAGAAATGTTGAGGatgatttaaaagtaataaacgtgAGCCTTAATGACGATATTCCCTTTAGGAAGCATTCTTTGAATTCTGACAAAAAGCTTCGCAGATCAATATCTAAATCAATGGTCGAAGCAGACAAAAAGATAATTAACGCTCACATTGAGAGAATGAGTTCGCAGTCGGATAACCAAAGAGATAGGAAGAAATGTGAATGTTGTAACAGGTCTCTCTGCCCGAGTCCTCGATCGTCAGACTCTGGAGTTGCGGGAAGCTGCAATTTAGCGTCTCCAGAATTAAATGTATCTGAATATGTAACAGCTGGAAACAATGTAAACGACGCTGATAGTCATGACAATATTGACATGACTGGCTCTCTTCACAATCTGATTAATCACGCACTCATCAATCGCAAACAGACACTCTCTGATATTGTGGCCGCTACATTTGAAGAGCAATGTCGATGCACCTCACCTTTTGGTTCAACTGCTAGGACCTCATGCGTCACTAGCGTTACCTCTGAAGTTAGCCTCGACGTCAAAGATTTATCTAATACGGACGTCAGACCCACTTTCGTGGCCAGCCCGCCAGTGTCATCGCCAAAAATTAAACGGACTTCAGTTAGATACAATATAGAACGATATGTGCCGGAATTGAAATTGAAACCGGAAGTGCCCCCTCGTATATACCGGAAGCCGAGCACGCATCTGGAGTTACCCAAGAACGTGAGACATCCCGTGCCATGTCAGTGGAGTACACTGAACATAACCGAACGCAGCAAGCCCAGCTTACACTATCACATGCGTATATATCGGGAGAACCCAGAGAATACAGGAAATAGGCTCTCTCGGAAAGATCTTTCCAGAAACTGTGACACTCAACTCAACAagcaaaacaataatgctttcaaAAGTCAAAATTCAAGGTCTCGTAGCGAAGATCTTTTGAAGGGAAAGAATAAATCCGAGGCTGATACAGGATTTATGGTTTACCGTTCAGATCTATATGCCCACTGGTGGATGAAAGCCAAACTACCAATTACCGTGGTCACCGACTCAG ATGGCCACGACCGACAGTAG